The genomic region GGACTTGTCTCTTGTTAAGCcgttatttatgtaaaattgtatGCCTTTTCGTGTTTGTAGCGTCCGTTGTCTGCTGGCAGATTATATATTGGTATATTCTACTTACAAACGATACTTTTTGTGTATAGGTCTGTAATATGGTTTAACTTGGAAAgttttaattgattttaatatatttctttttgataTCGATCGTCACTCTGTTATGTGTCATCacagaaaatatttagtatgataattttcatataattttcagAGTAAACGTCGTACTagaaaattagataaaaatactttgataTCGCTGAATCGTTTACAAACTACATTCCAACACAGTTATAAGGTTGCCGTGCTTAAATGCTCTACTGGcaggaatattttctattaataattCCAAATTGATGGTCGATACTTAGTATTTTcatcgttaaaaatatatttaattagaaacgagttgatattaattttaagacCCGTGCACAGTACAGTCCGCAAGGTACTTCAATtaactaataaaatatgttcgtTCGTAGAATCGACGGGGTACAGTTCCGTTTCGAGAAGCATGCGCCGTGATCCCACGTTTTATCGACGAAAATTCACGCAAGTTACACGCAAACACACACGCCGATCTCCGGGAAATTAAACTGCAATGATAAAGTGAATAATTCGGTTTATTTCAATTGGAATTTATCGAAGTATCGTTTAATGATAACTAGAAAGCAGACTAAAGGTTTCCCAGAGGGTTTCTCAATCTTATTCCGTTAACTGCATCCAAATAAGATTAATATTCGTACTACGATAGACATTTTAATTCCTTTTAGTCCTTCGTGTATCTCGATTCGAAATACATATAATCATCGAACTAATTTAAATACATCGTATACTCTTCATTTATAAGTTGGTAAGTTTAAGTTTCAATGATATTAGAGTCAAGTCACGTGTAAtatgagaaaaagaaataccgGAGAAATTTGATTGCAGAACAAAAGCTGTATTTATGTAATACGAATAAACGTTAGGAAATTCGATACAATCCATATGGTATCAGTTCGACTAATAACCAttcgtaataatttaatacatcAAATAACGAATTATCGGAGATTTTAATCTATCGCtgaaaatacgaagaaaaagtaatattcaatttttgtatttaatattcctGCACTttcgtattaaataaatgtaaaagatataatattgaaaacgatataaataaagcaaacatcgtattataaaatagtcgaaacatatgaaaatattttagaaatacaggatatatatgttattatcGCTTAATCTGCTAACATTTCTCACAACAAATCTCATATCGTAGAAAGGAAATCtcttacaaaaattattgccTCAAATACACAGAAATAAAGCGAACAGTtgtttcaagaaaatattctttcatatttcaGCAGCAGATACGAGCACAAATCAACAGCTTCGTACGAATGCAACGGTTTTTACCACGCAAACCGACAGTACGTCGCAGATTTCCGGTAAAACGAACTTCGCGGTACCAGCACCGCCTCCTTTGGCCTCTGCGGAAAAGGTCCGCAGACTTTCGGATGGCGAGCACTTCCGGCAGCCCAATGTCACGGTTTGCGGACACGTCACCGTACAGAAGCAAATGCAGGAAGCACAAACACAGGCTCAGGCGCAGGTGCTGGCCGACATGATCTTGAAGGTGCACTTCTGTTCTTTGATTCAAGATTTGCCTACGTTTTTATATCATTCCTAAGTGtcttattttgattttataagCAGAAATCTTCAATCTTCCAGGGCACTACCAAAATGGCTGTGAAGAGGACGACTTCCGATCCCGGGCAGAGATTGCACCTGACGTATCAAACATCGGTTCAATCGATCACCAATgcgcagcagcagcaacagcagcagcagaaGCAACAGGCACAGCAGCAAAATAATCAACCTCAAGCTCAGCCTACAGTTACAGACAGTTTCTCAATGACAGGTTATTCCGAAGACGGTGGTTATTTTAGCCCAAGTCTTCAAGATGAGGTGTTCCAGCAAGTCACCGCAGTTCCTGACAGCGTCCTGCTTCATGCAACACAATTGGATTCTCTTCAGGTGAGcgattgttttctttttctttttttctctctctagTTTGTTTCTATTATCTGATCTTGTCTCTTGTTATTCTCTGTATTTCTGACCTCTGTCGTATGATCAGGCGATGAATCAATCGGtgataatttatcaaatttatgtaaaagtaaaagtttCTTGAATGTTTCTGCTCGCCTATAAAGTATTGACTTCTTTTCCTTTATGGCATTTCGATAAGTAAAATTTGTCTGTAGAAAAATGATACTCTAAGAAGACTATATTTGTACAATCAATCTGTAGCTGTTTAATAAGATTATAAACATAGTGAGCCATTTTTATAAACTAGAATCATGATCCAAAGTTCAAAAATCACATAACAAAATTCACCTTTGTTGAATTCGATGATACCTAACTCGATAATTAAAACATTCAGTTGCTATTACATTTCCATAGTAAACTTCCAAAATAAGCctcaaattttccaataaacaGTTCGGTTATTCTCCACAGACACACTCAAAATAATAACTCTATTATTATGCACACGTCTTCGTCCGTTCTTCCCCAAATGCTTCACACGCACGACTTTCGCCTCGCAATTGCCATCCACCGAAAAGTACATAGCAAGAAGATTGCTAAAAGCGACGACGCGCGAACGGATATGAGAATCCGCGTTTTCGTCACTTGTGTCAAAACAGAATATATCCAAGATCCTTTGATGGGCTAATTACACCTGGCACCCCGTTCTTCGTTCCGTGTCAAGCATCGAAGACGCTTTAGTTTCAATTACGCGACGGGGCAAGGGGCCGCATCTCTCTCCAGGCGCAGAATTTAATAAGGCGAATTATCTAAGTAGTTGGCACCAACTGCACCGACGATGACGTCGACGATGCTTTGTGCCGTTTGGAAAGCACCGTTTCCGTCTGTGTCCTCCACCTATCCATCGGATATCTTGCAcgctctccctttctctctcttcgtcGTGTTTCTCTCGTCGTCGAGAAGACTCATTAACGTCTGACCTATGAAATTCCACCGTAATAGCTGCGTTCATTGACGTGCCATTGGAACGCTTTTATTCCGCGAATTTTTCATCCCCTATCCTttggaaaattcaatttttgacGAGAATTTCTAGAACGAGGATTGGTGTCCTAGATGGAACTTGGGACAATGTTACTTTTTGAATAAGAATTTCTATAGTTTATGGGTTTGATCGATTTAAATGTTTCGgcggatatttatgaaattatttcaatacacTCTAGGTAATATTAAACACGAATAGCAATACGAAATTTGAGAGCAATCAGAAAATCGTGTCATCGTATAGTAACCGTCTAACAAATTACTAATAATTCTAGTATACTgaataaacaaagaaaaatcaaaCCATTCAGTTTCAGACAACTAACCTGTTACAAGAACAATCTGCCGAGCAGTTACAAGACATCACCCTGGAGGACCGATACCCATCTCAGCACACGGTGAATCCCGACTTACAAGCACTGGTCAACTCGCCGTTACCAGACTCGCTAGCCGAATTCAGTACTTACGGTGCCCAATATACAGAAAGCCCGCACACGTTACCAACCCAGTCTCCCCTGCCATCGCCTTTAACGAGACACGACAGTCCAAGTTTCACATATCCAACACCACCAGCGAGCCAAGAAGGCCTTTTAACCGGAAGCTTCCCTCTATTGAGTCCTCAAGAGGACCCGGAGAGCGTGAGACAAGTATCGTCACCTTTATCAGCGGCTTTTTACGCGACCACGATGTCCTCCGCGGCGGCGGTGGAGGAAGCTCTGAGCGAAGTATTGCCAGCTGAATCCGAAGCAGACGCTGATCTATACGGATCCGGTTCACCGAATCCGCATTCTCCACTGCCAAGCCCTTTGTCGGCGACCCCAGCACCGTCGCCACTGTCCTCGTTACCGCCGTCTTCGGTCTCGTCACCAAGACCAGTGTCGTTCACGGGCACCAGCTTCCCTGTGTCGCCACATCACGTTCTCCAGAATCAGATGATGCCCAACTCGGAGGACCCACTACTGTCGTCCACTCCGAAGGATTTCACGACAGCCAGCCGTAGGCGATTCGAGTTTCAATCGTACAAGTTCATCACCAGCCAAAACTTGATCGACTTCGGGCTGGGTAATGGTAGCCTAGCTGGTATCGTGGTAGATAACAACGGGGAGTTCAAGCTGATTCAGACGGCTGGGCTGCAAAAGACGAACGTGCTGGTGCAGACGAGCTCTCTGAGCCCGGCGTTGACTTTCAAGAAAGAGATGCGGCTGACGACTCCGAAGATGGAACCTGTCACTGTGAATCTCGGCCTAAACGTGCAGACCAACCATCAGTACAACGCTGGCCAGTTCAATCAACAGCAAGTGGTGAATCCGACGAAATTTCTTATACAGACGAATGTGgctaagaataataatatgagACAGAAAACGGTCAGTGGAAACTTGCCTATTCCGGTGGAGCAGATCAAGAAAGAGCTTCTGGACGAGGATGTTTTCCTTACTCCTAGCAACGTACCAACTGACAGCCCTGTTACGCAGTGCAGAAAAAGGCCTCGTATGGATGGAGGATTGTACGCGAATGCGTCACATTCGTATCCGTCGAGATTGAGGAAGGCCTGCGATCGACATTGGGATAGTAGCTACACGCCTCCACCGATTTTGGATCCTTCTAGACCTGGACCTGGACTGTACGCCAGGCTGCATCAGTATGAAAGGGATTCTGACTTCAGTTCGGATGATTCGCAAGGGAACGATGGACCTCCGCCGAGAATTAATATCGGGACGAGGTACCAAGCGACGATACCGCCGGTTGGGAGTGACGGGGATAGAGGAAAGGGCGAGCCCGAGGCTGATCATCTGCTCTGGGATCCTGGTATAAATAACGTGCTGACAGATAATGAACGTAAGTAATTGCGGCTTTTAAAAGATATTGGATTTGGTTTATGAGAGACTTGGGTTTATtgagagtttttttttttttatgagagAGAAATGGGATAAAtgtcttttcctcttcttctttttttttttttttttttttttttttgacgaaatggatataagaaataatatctaCAATCATAGGTATTTAGCTAGAGAACTTTATTGGGGATTTCCAAGCTTTTACGAATATGTGTACatatgtaaaaatgttttgatccttttttaattaagctCTATATGATCCACGGTTTCtcaaattgaagatttttgtACCTTCTTTCCTCCGAGTCTCTCGTTTGTATTAGAGGCGTAATGTCAGTGAACAATACTATCTCTGGcttgtatatatacattcttGAATTAAGAAGGTACTGGTTATATAAACGATGGTTATGTGAATGATCGTACAGTGTATCTCTCATGAAAAGTATCATTTTGTATATAGGATGTGATTATACAACCGCGCATTACATACGCAATAATTTCGTAAGAAACGCagttgtaataattattattttccataaaGTTAACTCGAAACAAATAATCGATATTCGTTGATTAATGTTTCCCGATGTTTCTATATGGCATCGCAGAGAATACATTAAAAGAATAAGTAGATTACTTTATCCATAAACGtagattgtaataaaatagacGAGAATAATACGTAAAACGTTTGCAATATCGTCACGCTACAGATATACAAATTACATTTAGTTTACGCTTTCACGCCAGAGAATGCGTTGTTTCCGCGCGAACGAATTTGTATCTGAAGCAAAAAACTTTTGTTTTTGCAGTGGAAATGTACCTACAATTTGCATGCTGCGCTGCGGTACCAGGTGGAGGAAGGAACAAAGAATACGCGCTTCATCTGCTGCACATGTGCAAAGGAAATATTCATGTACGATTCTTTCAGTTTAATTCCTTTATTCCATTTCCACTATCCCTAAAATTCCTATACCATCccttttcgcttttctttttctcttgatACAATTTTTGAGCAATGTATTATTGTAGTTGCAAACAAAACggttaaaaaaattgtatataaccaGTGTCTAATTTTCACATATTGCATACATTTCGTAATTTTATCCACTGGGgttgtttatacaaaatacatgACATATCcacgattattaaaaaattacatcttTCCCTTGAGCTCGATCTATGCTATTCTGTCTCTGCTATGTTCTATGTACATACGATATCATTCTCATTGTCTATATTCcatactttatattttccttcgttttcaaGTTTCTCGTTAATTACATATAGCCcgaaattatatcaaattgaACGTCCGATCGTTCGCTGTTTGTTATGGTTTGAAACATTGCAATTAACTCGCAAACGGTATCGAATAGATTTATATCTTCCTGTTCTAAAGCAAAGAAATATCATCATCTTTGATACATCTTTGTATTTCCATATTTCATTATCATTTATTCTCTTGCATGCACAGAAATCAACACATATTCTCTAACGTTACTAATACgtaactattttattttattttaaccgTTAAACTTCTATTTAGTCATTTTCATAAACTTATCTCAACTTAGTCAAATACTCGAATACTCTTATTATGAAACTTTTCCAAATACAGAAAGTTAGGATTTCTCATCTTCTCGGTGTCTCTCTTTTGTTAAATTCTTTCATTAATAGTATCAACGTGGTTCGTTGTTCATTTCTAGGAAGCAATGCTAAAGTTGATGAGACCGACGCCTCCGTTGCCAGCGGAACATCCGTTGCTGAGTTACGAGTGCCACGAGACCGACCGATGGACGTCGCAGGAAATGGACGCATTCTACCAGGGCCTGTTGAAGTACAACAAGGACTTCTCTGCGATCTCGCTAGACGTGGGTGGCAAGTCCGCGAAACAATGCGTGCAATTCTATTATCTGTGGAAGAGGCTGTGCCCGGACGAATACAGGAGACTGCGTGCTCTCCACGGTAAACCAAAGATTAAGACAGAGAGCAAGGATTCCAAGGACACTAAGGAGCTTCGCGACGCCATCGCGTCGGTCACGGAGATGGACTTCAGCGAAGACAAATCTGTTCTTCACCGCACTCTGGTAAGTTCAATCGAgattcgaataatattattgttaaacCACGGATGCTTATGCGTTTAAGGGACATTTAAATATACAGACAAAGAATTCTCCTGCAATTTTAATGTGGTTTTAAAGCATAGAAAATTATCCTTGTATTTATATCCTATAAAGATCGAAGACCGTTTAATTATCACGATCGTAACGTTTCTAAATATTgtgatatttgtatttaacgTTTATTTGTATGAAGTTTGATTTTTCGTTTCACGTAGAACTTGTTCTTCAGTTACAGACAAACGAGAGAGAAAACTCGGCTACTCTGACCACTAGCGACGGAGAGCTGAGATTATTCGCATACGACTGCCCCGATGTGagtaccattacattatatcacCCTCTATGTATTCTATCTTTTACCTACAAGCTTTATTTGATACAATGAGACCGAGTAACTCCAAACGATAACAAATATtacgattttaataaataaggtATTAGAGTAACAGAGTTTGTTAGCTGCTGAATATAACTTAATGTCACCGCTTCTTTTTGATTAggaatatatgatataatatcgagcattttaatattcttttatatatgtatcttttttttttttttttaacaacaaGCATAGATCGATCTTTAAATGTCTAGACGATTATCGAGACTATTAAATGTATCTTTCATTAaacttgtattatttttctatttttttttaaattattaattattaaactaCTCGTCGAGTATTGAATACGAATCGTTCAAATgtactaaattattattaacgtattatttatagcaaatattgtataaatactgCGCTAAATAgcatattttgaaaaaatattaagacaatctaacaatttatattgtttttattgcAATAGAAGAAAAGTAAGCAAAGAGAttcattttcaaagaaatgcACGCATGAAACggcatttttattagaagaaaatacCTGAAAATactggaaatttgaaaaacctAACTCGGATACATAATATGTGAGCGAAAATCTACAAAAATTCACAATGATCGATTCGTATTCGATTTGTACGTACAGCGCGTGACCACTCGACACGCGTAGATAACGCGTGAACGTTTAAGTGTCGCATGTGACTTGTTGTTGGACCTGTCGTTTCTACTTTTCTCTCACGCTTTCTTCTCACAAGGTACGAGCGCGTTGTGCGTTGCGTTAAAACCAAACACGTTTTCTGCGTTTACTTATCTCTgtccgtcgtcgtcgtcgtcgtcgtcatcgtcgtcgtcgtcgtcgtacGTGTTGTTGTTTGTTTGTGTTGTTTATTTTGGCTTTGTGTTTCTTTGTGTTGTCAGAGCTTTAGCGGAAGCGTAACAGTAACGATGGCCGGAAGCACCCAAACCGCCCAAACCGGCAATACCGGCCACGCCACAGTCAACACCAACTCACAAACTCACACTAGTTCTGAGCAACAACTACCCGTGCCCACCCCACTTCACTACCCCTGCAAGATTTGCGGGAAGTAAGTCTCCAATCTCTAAtctaaacaaaaaattaagtccatttcgaataaaataaccGACGGCTAGCCACTGACACAAGCGAATTAATTAACACGACGGGTTACAAGCAGCAAGTATCGGCGCAAGCACAACTATAGAGAACAcctttgctttcttttttagaCGGCGAGAGAAACAGgccgagaaagaaagagagccTTTCTGCATTAAATTATCtcgtcttctttctttttatttttttgtttaatttcgaACCACGTAGAGTTTCTCAGTGCTCGTTTTTGTAGATTCAAATTTCGATTACGTGTCGTATACTCAACGGAGAGTTTGCGAATAACAGGGATATTTTGTTAATAGTAGTTCTAgaacgaatattataattaatattatattaaataattaaaagagagagagagattagATTTATTGTTTACAGGAAAGAGAATCTTTGGGATTTAGAGTGAATTGTTGGATTAAACGGTTTTTGAAAGattgttataacgttaaagttGCAAAACAAGTGTTTAGAAAATAGAAGTTGATGGAAAGATGATTTGAAGAAGCCAAAGATATCCTTGATATTCATTAGCACTCTGTGCTACAAACATATTTTCACAAAAAGACTCATTACGATACTTGTATCCTACTTGCTGCTAGATACTGTTAATGCCGCTTTTTAATAAGTGTTTTACTTACTATATATTAACGTAGGGCAATAATTATGCAATATGCTATTGCAGCAAGTTTGATATGTTCAATGAAAACGCACTATTCTCTGTATAATATACTCATATAAATTGCTTGGTACATATGTTTTCAACAACCATAGGTATCTTGcggtaaatttattaaaacggTATTGTTAATCGTGTCTGTCCTCTACTTTTAATTCCTTTTGTCttgagatttattaatttgtttcaaaatcTGCTTGCAACGCTCTGTGCATAATCGCATAATGAAATCGATGTATTTGCCTGAACGTATACGttttaaatctaaaatttAATCGCAATGTTGCGAAATATTGCAAAAATGTTAGAGAAGCATCGATGTACGTATAAAGTAGAGAAAATAGTGGAAAATTTCTAACGATACGTAGCAGCGTATATGACCATCATAcgtaaatcaaattttctttctttttcttttccaccgTTCGGAAATGCactgtgaaaaatattgtacatcTGTATCTCCTTGCTCgacatgattttttaataaatttgttattcgCCTCATTAAATTACGTTTACGTTGCTGTCACTTACATTCCTTTCTCTGTTAAACCAGCATTTCGATCTCGTTCATTTGAATTGCAATCGTTCCAATACGGTTACACGTCGCACGTCAAGGTGAATAATTCcggcaataaatatttagaatgcTTGCATTACCATGGAATCGATAATTAATGTTGCAGCGCATCATACGCATGATCTGTCATTAATTAGCTCAATGTTCATACGTCGTTGTCGTCACGATCATGAATACCGAACACATCGTTGAAAATACGTTCGACAAGAATTACAAATACtcaaaatcatcgaaattatACACCAATTTATCAAAGAGAAAGGagattaaaaaaacaaaatgaaaagatCCCCTTTCGATACGATACCATTAATGTTGCCCACATCTCAATAGCTTCAATTTCTTTGATTCGCATAGTCTGTGTGTTATTTACCGATCCCAGGCATCGTGTTTACATTTACCTATCTACAGTCTAATCCGTTCAAACTTAATTCCGACGGTAAATCGTCGATTGAACTAACACGGTCGTTCAATTTGTCTTTGCAGAGTTTTCAACAAAGTGAAAAGCAGAAGCGCACACATGAAATCTCACAGGCCGGTACCCTCGCCCGATTCAACGGGACAGGAATCTAAAAGGCCTGCACAGCAGCAATCGAAGGTGCAGCAATCCCAACAACAACGTCAGCAGCAACAACCACAGCAACAACAAtcgcagcagcagcaacagcagcagcaacaacaacaacaacaacaacaatcaAGCAGCGTTTCATCGCAGGCCCAAGACTTCAATCAGCAACAACTGCCTCCCAGCAATAGTGACACCGGCGCTCAGAATCAAGCGCATTTATGGCACAACCCAACCCGGCTCAGACCACCATAGGACGATGCCCAGCCGGTTCAACTAAAGTTACCTTAACGAAGGCTGTAACGGTACGGTAGGAAAGTATTTTACGGTCGCGCTACGTTAATAGGCAGGCACTACTAAGAGAAACTAAAACTAGAAAACAATAAATCACGATCGTCGAAGGATCGTCGATGACACGACGAAAACGCGTAAAAAGTTAGTGACTCCAGTGTCAATctacagagaaagaaagagagagagagagagagtcgtGTCTCGAAACCTCCTACGCAGAGGCAAAACGTTAACTGACGTTCTAGGCGAGTTATAAATGAGAAACGGACACTTCCATATGATAGATAATATAGTTCCAAGAACaatgaaaagaaggaaacaaataaaacgaagaaaacgagaaatacCTCTTGCACGCGCTATGGACTTgagcgaaacgaaacgacGCGTGTTCTCTACCAGACCAGCCATACCATAAGTTATACATACGCGGTCAGACATAGGTGTGGAACACGTGCATCGGAGGATGAAACTATCCCGAGGTACCTCTATCCTTTGTTAGTAACAGACTTCGAAAGAAACcgttgaaaagaaaaacaaatgaCATAAGTACGATCAGAAtggaaattctaatttttgcAAAGAAATCTAGATACTGAAAATGACGAAAGGAGGATAGAGATATCGCGTGGGTGTTATACTTCGCAGCCGTAGTCGAAGCTCTGTTCAATGAGGAGACAGGGTAACGGAAGTCCCCCATTTCGTGTCAAACGAGGGATGGACGAAACATCGCGACAGTCCAGCAACGGCAGCGGTCAACAGCGATCGGTTGGATTTGTCTATGGGATAATAATCGAACGTGCAAGCTTTCCGTCTGTTTTATTGATcatttt from Bombus fervidus isolate BK054 chromosome 11, iyBomFerv1, whole genome shotgun sequence harbors:
- the LOC139992028 gene encoding uncharacterized protein isoform X2; this encodes MAATSDNGLVDTDPGRVSSMTAINSGPVGEVGGVRLPLHSLHGYGSVFMYSASTSPGGGSGQGGGGGGEVTLRLREPEDIPEEVLARLEDTATLSISLQGDAVLRLGAAGTGHGNLELFDSESGPDLTLSPQTFTSTAEAFINDNSDSLGVPGDNDTGSSEESRPGAGEPGKLGVKKARPKASSPNRQGPQQCQVCGKVFNNASALTKHKLTHSDERKYVCMMCGKAFKRQDHLNGHMLTHRNKKPYECKAEGCGKSYCDARSLRRHTENHHAGSKVNESVSPCSPTTGPHTPNTPGSNPSTPSTPGATSTPNGLGHAALKQLIVTESTQGQQQKSVTSPGASNDGLTKQQLELIQQIMQQTQQQQQQQTSAQQPQQQRNNSSTTVTAQVTKTQKPSVKSTTSSGNVSNNSGSSNATNNARSSPKPKVWSHAQQQQQQAQQQSQQQQQQQPQQQHQQQQTQANSPGGGNVRKGSPSPGNSASPGTATASNKTQTESKPVECNLCHRKFKNIPALNGHMRLHGGYFKKDAENKKSEKKEVVGPPLQTASVSVRALIEEKIIQKRTTADTSTNQQLRTNATVFTTQTDSTSQISGKTNFAVPAPPPLASAEKVRRLSDGEHFRQPNVTVCGHVTVQKQMQEAQTQAQAQVLADMILKGTTKMAVKRTTSDPGQRLHLTYQTSVQSITNAQQQQQQQQKQQAQQQNNQPQAQPTVTDSFSMTGYSEDGGYFSPSLQDEVFQQVTAVPDSVLLHATQLDSLQFQTTNLLQEQSAEQLQDITLEDRYPSQHTVNPDLQALVNSPLPDSLAEFSTYGAQYTESPHTLPTQSPLPSPLTRHDSPSFTYPTPPASQEGLLTGSFPLLSPQEDPESVRQVSSPLSAAFYATTMSSAAAVEEALSEVLPAESEADADLYGSGSPNPHSPLPSPLSATPAPSPLSSLPPSSVSSPRPVSFTGTSFPVSPHHVLQNQMMPNSEDPLLSSTPKDFTTASRRRFEFQSYKFITSQNLIDFGLGNGSLAGIVVDNNGEFKLIQTAGLQKTNVLVQTSSLSPALTFKKEMRLTTPKMEPVTVNLGLNVQTNHQYNAGQFNQQQVVNPTKFLIQTNVAKNNNMRQKTVSGNLPIPVEQIKKELLDEDVFLTPSNVPTDSPVTQCRKRPRMDGGLYANASHSYPSRLRKACDRHWDSSYTPPPILDPSRPGPGLYARLHQYERDSDFSSDDSQGNDGPPPRINIGTRYQATIPPVGSDGDRGKGEPEADHLLWDPGINNVLTDNELEMYLQFACCAAVPGGGRNKEYALHLLHMCKGNIHEAMLKLMRPTPPLPAEHPLLSYECHETDRWTSQEMDAFYQGLLKYNKDFSAISLDVGGKSAKQCVQFYYLWKRLCPDEYRRLRALHGKPKIKTESKDSKDTKELRDAIASVTEMDFSEDKSVLHRTLLQTNERENSATLTTSDGELRLFAYDCPDSFSGSVTVTMAGSTQTAQTGNTGHATVNTNSQTHTSSEQQLPVPTPLHYPCKICGKVFNKVKSRSAHMKSHRPVPSPDSTGQESKRPAQQQSKVQQSQQQRQQQQPQQQQSQQQQQQQQQQQQQQQSSSVSSQAQDFNQQQLPPSNSDTGAQNQAHLWHNPTRLRPP